Proteins from a genomic interval of Psychrobacter urativorans:
- a CDS encoding insulinase family protein, with product MTDTLFTADLTLHPAFALIEHRHIEALSMDVLISQHVQTGAMHYHLAHASDENAFLVGFRTQPMDSKGEAHVLEHVALCGSARFPVRDPFFSMIKRSLNTFMNAMTAADWTAYPYATQNKNDYFNLLAVYLDASFFPNIHPLDFAQEGIRVELDDNDKPQFKGIVFNEMKGAMSGEIDQLYHAVAHHLFPTTTYHYNSGGDPADIPDLTHNELVEFHHSHYHPSNSVIMSFGNIPVAETQAKIHDDALIQFETGKKHVSRPEQRLLAPISVTDTYTADEEGSDQTHHVVAWLLPTITDPKQRLALRLLEGVLVEHAGSPLRAYLDSHPLGKAPSPLLGLDDSHYEMVFYTGLRGSNPEHAEAVEQGIMDLLATVASTPIDEETIETILHQIEIDQRHIGGDSMPYGLNLMLEGFSTAIHDGNPIDVWEVDEHLLWLREQVQDEQWLPNLIKQHLLDNQHRVRVTLTPDSKKTARLAAAEQARLDAIEMDLTTADKDILKQQALDLAARQAAPDDLSLLPKVGLEDVPTDISFKQGTQKQIQLSGQDSTLFEYEAGTNGLYYYQIIVPLTDEIGNTDTNELPANDVINHPLLPIYLSLLSELGTDSMDAYELQAKQAAHSSGVTARVSQRTNIDSSQSISSYFVMATRALNRKPEAIDLVKEVMEHSIFTEHDRIKEILQQRQSGWQSNLAGSGHAYAMQTASRGMSRQSQLEYVRSGLPALNALKDFLTHAATDDALWDQLATSLMSLHQRIISLPKHALIICEAEQTERLSGLIVNSWKDSRATELATQEINTAVNIPSEFADLTINPALDGEHNTPEIANNGETVDVADLAWLVATNVYHNASAYTVPAPEHPDTAALMVLAPYLRNGYLHSAIRERGGAYGGGAGYDANACAFKFFSYRDPHCAETFAHFDASVEWLLNEPQTAEQLEEAILGIISGMDKPGSPAGEAVKACFADLHHRGIDWQRKMRAEILAVTITDLQRVAKQYLQGQKHVRAVLAPYDKEEVVKALGFTVCKVKS from the coding sequence ATGACTGACACGCTATTTACGGCTGATTTAACCTTGCATCCGGCGTTTGCGCTCATTGAGCATCGCCATATTGAAGCACTATCGATGGATGTGTTAATCAGTCAGCATGTCCAAACTGGCGCTATGCATTATCACTTGGCACATGCCAGTGATGAAAATGCTTTTTTGGTGGGCTTTCGCACGCAGCCAATGGATTCAAAAGGTGAGGCGCATGTTTTAGAGCACGTGGCGCTATGTGGTTCTGCGAGATTTCCGGTACGAGATCCGTTTTTTTCGATGATTAAGCGTTCACTAAATACCTTTATGAATGCGATGACGGCGGCGGATTGGACAGCGTATCCGTATGCCACGCAAAATAAAAATGATTACTTTAATTTATTAGCGGTTTATTTGGATGCGTCATTCTTTCCTAATATTCATCCGCTTGATTTTGCGCAAGAAGGTATTCGCGTTGAATTAGACGACAATGATAAGCCACAATTTAAAGGTATTGTCTTTAATGAGATGAAAGGCGCGATGAGTGGCGAGATTGATCAGCTGTATCATGCGGTCGCCCATCATTTATTCCCAACGACGACTTATCATTATAATTCTGGCGGTGATCCTGCTGATATTCCTGACTTGACCCATAATGAATTGGTTGAGTTTCACCATAGCCATTATCATCCGTCTAATAGCGTGATTATGAGCTTTGGTAATATTCCAGTCGCTGAAACTCAAGCCAAAATACATGACGATGCGCTCATTCAGTTTGAAACGGGTAAAAAACATGTGTCACGTCCTGAGCAACGTTTATTAGCACCGATTAGTGTGACGGATACGTATACGGCTGATGAAGAAGGTTCTGACCAAACCCATCACGTGGTGGCATGGTTATTACCAACGATTACCGATCCAAAACAACGCTTGGCATTACGTTTACTAGAAGGGGTATTGGTTGAGCACGCAGGTTCGCCATTGCGTGCTTATTTGGACAGTCATCCGCTAGGCAAAGCGCCAAGTCCACTATTAGGTCTTGATGATAGCCATTATGAAATGGTGTTTTATACCGGTCTGCGCGGCTCCAATCCTGAACATGCCGAAGCGGTTGAGCAAGGGATTATGGACTTGCTAGCTACCGTTGCCAGTACACCGATAGATGAAGAAACGATTGAAACGATTTTGCATCAAATCGAGATTGATCAGCGTCATATCGGTGGCGACAGTATGCCGTATGGTCTTAATTTAATGTTAGAAGGCTTTAGTACAGCGATTCATGACGGCAATCCGATTGATGTTTGGGAAGTGGATGAGCACTTATTATGGCTGCGTGAACAAGTGCAAGATGAACAATGGTTACCCAATTTAATTAAGCAGCATTTGCTTGATAATCAGCACCGTGTCCGCGTAACACTTACGCCAGATAGTAAAAAAACAGCCCGTTTAGCGGCAGCGGAACAAGCACGCCTCGATGCTATTGAGATGGATTTAACCACTGCTGATAAAGATATCTTAAAGCAACAAGCGCTAGATTTGGCTGCGCGTCAAGCTGCTCCTGATGATTTAAGCTTATTACCCAAAGTTGGTCTAGAAGACGTACCGACCGATATTAGCTTTAAACAAGGCACACAAAAACAAATCCAATTAAGCGGTCAAGACAGCACCTTATTTGAATATGAGGCGGGCACGAATGGCTTATATTATTATCAAATCATTGTACCGCTAACCGATGAGATAGGTAATACAGACACTAATGAATTGCCCGCTAATGACGTCATTAATCATCCATTATTGCCGATTTATTTAAGCTTATTATCAGAGCTTGGTACCGATTCGATGGATGCTTATGAGCTGCAAGCCAAGCAAGCGGCGCACTCATCAGGGGTAACGGCACGAGTGAGCCAGCGTACGAATATTGATAGCAGCCAATCTATTAGCAGCTATTTTGTGATGGCAACGCGCGCGCTGAACCGTAAGCCTGAAGCCATTGATTTGGTGAAAGAGGTGATGGAGCACAGTATCTTTACTGAGCATGATCGTATTAAAGAGATTTTGCAGCAGCGCCAATCAGGGTGGCAATCTAACCTTGCAGGCTCAGGACATGCTTATGCCATGCAAACGGCAAGTCGCGGTATGAGTCGTCAGTCACAGTTAGAATATGTGCGGAGTGGTCTGCCAGCACTCAATGCGCTCAAGGATTTCTTAACGCATGCGGCAACCGATGATGCGCTTTGGGATCAATTGGCAACCAGTCTCATGAGCTTGCATCAACGTATTATCAGCTTGCCAAAGCATGCACTGATTATTTGTGAAGCGGAACAAACTGAACGTTTGAGTGGTTTGATTGTCAATAGTTGGAAAGACAGTCGTGCTACAGAGCTTGCGACACAAGAGATTAATACTGCCGTTAATATTCCTAGTGAATTCGCTGATTTAACGATTAATCCTGCCTTGGATGGTGAACACAATACACCGGAAATTGCCAACAATGGCGAGACAGTCGATGTTGCAGACCTAGCATGGTTGGTGGCGACCAACGTTTATCATAATGCCAGTGCTTATACCGTTCCTGCGCCTGAGCATCCTGATACCGCTGCCTTGATGGTGTTAGCACCATATTTGCGTAATGGCTATCTGCATAGTGCCATTCGCGAGCGTGGCGGTGCGTATGGTGGCGGTGCGGGTTACGATGCCAATGCGTGCGCCTTTAAATTCTTTAGCTATCGCGATCCGCATTGTGCTGAAACCTTTGCGCATTTTGATGCCAGTGTTGAATGGTTATTGAATGAGCCACAAACCGCTGAGCAGTTAGAGGAAGCTATCTTAGGTATTATTTCAGGCATGGATAAACCGGGTTCACCAGCAGGTGAAGCGGTTAAAGCGTGCTTTGCCGACTTGCATCATCGCGGTATCGACTGGCAACGTAAAATGCGTGCGGAAATTTTAGCGGTTACGATTACTGACTTGCAGCGTGTCGCTAAGCAATATCTTCAAGGACAAAAACACGTACGAGCCGTACTCGCGCCTTACGATAAAGAAGAGGTGGTTAAAGCGTTAGGCTTTACCGTCTGTAAAGTAAAAAGCTAA
- a CDS encoding oxygenase MpaB family protein: MDTKNDTANSLNKDDYKNDAQQHDKRNNEFNIQRQIANYQRHGRTTAINDHSDLQVLKRIKRYLLPKDFVISPALLEEIVSGYDIGDPLADKLAADGIRFAKPLQSAILGTNINNNINTDISTEISSHPAFVTMQAQFSRHPDWFDPQLAQIGAIAYRRYPLMLIWLLRNVALMAGYSIPALSLPLIQTGALMHDALPRLMRTYAYILAVSEHPQLDTASHPQRTPISGVLAIGSEGWRQSIQVRQIHTLVRQNLLKGKLTAANGVIADAAQHHHADGSWNTDYWGVPINQTDMIATHLQFSLLIMRGLRLLGARISSEEAEGILHLWNLASYWMGVDLQRLPKDETACWEWLYTYLSIQQLDFKMGRPLAKALHDLPRQLMGEDNRRGRFVEMVNASVTRTIVGDDIGDGLELPKSKIRFGVLSSVPILFTLDTARQHNQMVAEKLEQFRAKRQDNMNWWLKKNDDYYK; the protein is encoded by the coding sequence AACATGATAAGCGCAATAATGAGTTTAATATTCAACGCCAAATAGCAAATTATCAGCGACACGGGCGCACTACAGCTATTAATGACCATAGTGATTTACAAGTTTTAAAGCGTATTAAGCGCTATCTATTGCCGAAAGACTTTGTGATTTCTCCTGCTTTATTGGAAGAAATAGTCTCAGGTTATGATATCGGTGACCCGCTAGCGGATAAACTGGCAGCTGATGGTATTCGTTTTGCCAAGCCGTTACAAAGCGCTATTCTTGGTACTAATATCAATAATAATATCAACACAGACATCAGTACTGAAATTAGTAGCCATCCAGCATTTGTCACCATGCAGGCACAATTTAGTCGCCATCCCGATTGGTTCGACCCACAACTTGCGCAAATTGGCGCGATTGCTTATCGCCGCTATCCGCTCATGTTGATTTGGTTATTGCGTAACGTGGCATTAATGGCAGGTTATAGTATTCCTGCGCTGTCCTTACCACTGATTCAAACGGGCGCGTTGATGCACGATGCGCTGCCGCGATTGATGCGTACTTATGCCTATATTCTCGCGGTATCTGAGCATCCACAACTGGACACCGCCTCTCACCCGCAGCGTACGCCTATTAGCGGAGTATTAGCGATTGGCTCTGAGGGTTGGCGGCAATCTATACAGGTGCGTCAAATTCATACCTTGGTACGCCAAAATTTACTCAAAGGTAAACTAACTGCCGCCAATGGCGTGATAGCGGATGCCGCCCAACATCATCATGCCGATGGTAGTTGGAATACTGACTATTGGGGCGTGCCCATTAATCAAACTGATATGATTGCTACCCATTTGCAGTTCTCGTTACTGATTATGCGCGGGCTGCGACTGCTCGGCGCGCGTATTAGTAGTGAGGAAGCCGAAGGTATTTTGCATCTGTGGAATCTTGCGAGCTATTGGATGGGCGTTGATTTACAGCGCTTACCAAAAGATGAAACCGCCTGTTGGGAATGGCTCTATACTTATTTATCCATTCAGCAGCTTGATTTTAAGATGGGACGACCATTGGCAAAAGCGTTACATGACTTACCGCGGCAGTTGATGGGCGAAGACAATCGCCGTGGGCGCTTTGTTGAGATGGTCAATGCCAGCGTGACGCGCACGATCGTTGGCGATGACATTGGTGATGGCTTAGAGCTGCCCAAGTCAAAAATTCGCTTTGGCGTTTTGTCCTCAGTACCGATATTATTTACCCTCGATACCGCTCGCCAGCACAATCAAATGGTTGCTGAGAAATTAGAGCAATTTCGGGCAAAGCGCCAAGACAATATGAATTGGTGGCTCAAGAAAAATGACGATTATTATAAGTAA
- a CDS encoding serine hydrolase domain-containing protein, with translation MLTLQRSFALLPLTLALGFTSISGHTENTPLTAQASDPQVMGWMQGFPPPKDKLISQPESDFFSFPKLRWTVCHIRELMPTSEVSRGIGAPSTLNYALDKNIDAITFTPTGSTQKMTWRQSLDANYTDGIMVMHHGKVVYERQNGCLNELGNHAAMSMTKSLTGLLAETLVIEGKLNDKALVGTIIPELKNSGFGDATVRQVMDMTTALDYSENYADPNADIWQYSAAASPLPKAKDYTGPNGYFEYLQTVKKKGTHGAEFNYRTINSDALGWIISRTTGKAVDDLLSERIWQKIGAEQSAYMTVDAKGTPFAGGGVSAGLHDMARIGSLMLNKGEINGHRLFPAAVVDSIEAGGDKKVFAKSGYDQLKNGSYKSMWWLFNNPTPIYAARGVHGQTVYVDPAADMVIVRFASYPEASNGKIDPTSLPAYSALANYLIKK, from the coding sequence ATGCTGACATTGCAACGCTCTTTTGCCTTATTACCGCTCACTTTAGCGCTTGGGTTTACCAGTATAAGCGGTCATACTGAGAATACCCCTTTAACGGCACAAGCATCTGATCCACAGGTTATGGGATGGATGCAAGGCTTTCCACCGCCAAAAGATAAGCTCATATCACAGCCAGAGTCCGATTTTTTCAGCTTTCCAAAACTACGTTGGACGGTTTGCCATATCCGTGAACTGATGCCAACCAGTGAAGTGAGCCGCGGTATCGGCGCACCGTCTACATTAAATTATGCCCTTGATAAAAATATCGATGCGATAACGTTTACGCCAACTGGTAGCACGCAAAAAATGACTTGGCGGCAGTCGCTTGATGCCAACTATACCGACGGTATTATGGTCATGCATCATGGTAAAGTGGTTTATGAGCGCCAAAACGGTTGTCTCAATGAGCTAGGCAATCACGCCGCGATGTCGATGACCAAATCGCTCACTGGACTATTGGCAGAAACCTTAGTTATCGAAGGCAAATTGAACGATAAAGCCTTAGTCGGCACGATTATTCCTGAGCTAAAAAATAGCGGCTTTGGTGATGCGACTGTGCGCCAAGTCATGGATATGACCACCGCACTGGATTATAGCGAAAATTATGCCGATCCTAATGCAGATATCTGGCAATATTCGGCAGCAGCAAGTCCCTTACCTAAAGCTAAAGACTATACCGGTCCTAATGGTTACTTTGAATACCTACAAACGGTGAAGAAAAAAGGGACGCATGGCGCGGAGTTTAATTACCGAACGATTAATAGTGATGCGCTCGGCTGGATTATCTCGCGTACCACAGGCAAAGCTGTTGATGACCTATTATCAGAGCGCATTTGGCAAAAAATTGGTGCCGAACAAAGTGCTTATATGACCGTTGATGCCAAAGGTACGCCGTTTGCTGGCGGCGGTGTCAGCGCCGGTTTACACGATATGGCACGTATTGGTAGCTTGATGTTAAACAAGGGCGAAATCAATGGACATCGCTTATTTCCTGCTGCGGTAGTCGACAGTATCGAGGCAGGTGGCGATAAAAAAGTATTCGCAAAATCTGGTTACGATCAACTAAAAAATGGCAGTTATAAGAGTATGTGGTGGCTGTTTAATAACCCCACGCCTATTTATGCTGCGCGCGGTGTTCATGGTCAGACGGTTTATGTTGACCCAGCTGCTGACATGGTCATCGTACGTTTTGCCTCTTATCCTGAAGCCAGTAACGGCAAAATCGACCCAACTTCATTACCTGCTTATAGCGCTTTGGCAAATTATTTAATTAAGAAGTAA
- a CDS encoding NUDIX hydrolase, translated as MRYCLECGHEAERKIPATDNIPRLVCPNCHYIHYENPKIICGSLVVHKGRVLLCRRAIEPQYGLWTVPAGFMENGETIAEGAARESFEEADAVVTNPHLYCIYDLPHIGQIYIIYLNDLKDGAYGIGSESLDCALFAEEDIPWDKIAFEAVRRTLTNFFADRKQFDNHADFPVHQDYIDKDHSIKRF; from the coding sequence ATGCGCTATTGTCTCGAATGCGGTCACGAAGCTGAACGCAAAATTCCCGCCACTGATAATATACCGCGTTTGGTATGCCCAAACTGTCATTATATTCATTATGAGAATCCAAAAATCATTTGTGGCTCATTGGTGGTGCATAAAGGTCGAGTGCTATTATGCCGCCGTGCCATTGAGCCGCAGTATGGCTTGTGGACAGTGCCTGCAGGCTTTATGGAAAATGGCGAAACCATTGCTGAGGGTGCAGCCCGTGAGAGCTTTGAAGAAGCCGATGCCGTCGTAACCAATCCGCATTTATACTGTATTTATGATTTGCCGCATATCGGGCAGATTTATATCATTTATCTTAATGATTTAAAAGATGGCGCGTATGGTATTGGCTCAGAAAGTTTAGACTGCGCTTTATTTGCCGAAGAAGATATTCCTTGGGATAAGATTGCTTTTGAAGCGGTACGTCGCACTTTGACTAACTTTTTTGCCGATCGTAAACAATTCGATAACCATGCAGACTTCCCTGTTCATCAAGACTATATCGATAAAGACCACAGCATTAAGCGTTTTTAA
- a CDS encoding NUDIX hydrolase: MAVSWRSSPFDELAVALPAYIRQPILRQLAERMQGELLGTAIPSLLPFDVTNANDTIAQSTLILNKLYQTPIADASILVAITNESRPKLLLTRRAIHMNSHAGEVSCAGGKYENGDGNNVVTALREACEEIALPPNKVQLLGQLPIQMSKSGMSVRPIVALIAPDLILVPELSEISRIFWADFETLITQPTVEYSVRYTMQAQTSTLLTPSWQIDGEIVWGLTGRVLASLLETGFDRQLEWYYRIQNMQL; the protein is encoded by the coding sequence ATGGCAGTCTCATGGCGTTCGTCACCTTTTGATGAATTGGCAGTTGCTTTGCCCGCTTATATTCGTCAGCCTATATTAAGGCAGCTGGCAGAACGGATGCAGGGTGAGCTTTTGGGCACGGCAATACCCTCGCTATTGCCGTTTGATGTGACCAATGCCAATGATACGATTGCTCAAAGTACGCTTATTTTAAATAAGCTCTATCAAACCCCGATTGCCGATGCCTCGATTTTGGTCGCTATTACTAATGAATCGCGCCCTAAATTGCTATTGACGCGCCGTGCTATCCACATGAATAGTCATGCCGGCGAGGTATCTTGTGCCGGTGGTAAATATGAAAATGGCGATGGTAATAACGTGGTGACGGCATTGCGTGAGGCGTGCGAAGAAATCGCGTTGCCACCAAATAAGGTACAACTCCTCGGTCAGTTGCCCATTCAAATGTCTAAAAGCGGCATGAGCGTGCGCCCCATTGTGGCATTGATTGCCCCAGATTTGATTTTAGTACCTGAGCTTAGTGAAATATCGCGTATTTTTTGGGCGGATTTTGAAACACTGATTACCCAACCGACCGTAGAATATAGCGTGCGCTATACCATGCAAGCGCAAACATCAACCTTGCTGACGCCTAGTTGGCAGATTGATGGTGAAATAGTTTGGGGGCTAACGGGACGCGTGTTAGCAAGTTTGCTGGAAACGGGTTTTGATCGTCAGCTTGAGTGGTATTACCGTATTCAAAATATGCAGCTATAA